The following proteins come from a genomic window of Edaphobacter sp. 4G125:
- a CDS encoding oxidoreductase produces MTTPSSSPIRVGLIGYGYAGKTFHAPLIRAVSGFHLTVVGSSKPERVLADIPGVTVCSAMETATHPELDLIVIATPNESHLPLAAAAIKAGKHVVVDKPFTLDLAEARQLVALAKEHNRLLSVFQNRRWESDILAAKSILASGALGKVVHFEAHMDRFRPLVRQRWREDPGPGAGLWFDLGPHLIDLTLHLFGLPDSVLASFATLRPGGKTDDWAHVQLLYPDMRVVLNATLLSSGGVVRTLIHGTQATWAKYGTDVQEKQLVEGIVPGTRGFGDDPDPGILFDGATGQRTEIPVPHADQIGYYIRMRDAILGHGPLPVSPESAIAVMALLETSFASGKQGKVLPLLLTEAERQAYQEQESNK; encoded by the coding sequence ATGACGACTCCTTCTTCTTCTCCCATTCGTGTCGGCCTCATCGGTTATGGATATGCCGGCAAAACCTTCCATGCGCCGCTCATTCGCGCCGTCTCGGGTTTCCATCTCACTGTCGTGGGATCCAGTAAACCGGAGCGCGTCCTCGCCGATATCCCAGGTGTCACCGTATGTTCCGCAATGGAGACCGCGACTCATCCCGAACTGGATCTCATCGTCATTGCGACTCCGAATGAAAGTCATCTCCCTCTTGCTGCCGCAGCAATCAAAGCAGGCAAGCACGTCGTCGTCGACAAGCCTTTTACTCTTGATCTCGCCGAAGCCCGTCAGCTTGTTGCCCTAGCCAAAGAACACAACCGCCTTCTCTCCGTCTTTCAGAATCGGCGATGGGAGAGTGATATTCTCGCCGCAAAATCCATTCTCGCCTCTGGAGCACTCGGCAAAGTTGTCCACTTTGAAGCTCATATGGACCGTTTCCGACCGCTCGTTCGGCAACGATGGCGCGAAGATCCTGGCCCCGGTGCAGGACTCTGGTTCGACCTCGGCCCTCACCTCATCGATCTCACACTCCACCTCTTCGGCCTGCCCGACTCGGTCCTCGCGAGCTTCGCTACCCTGCGGCCAGGAGGAAAGACTGACGATTGGGCACACGTCCAACTTCTATATCCCGACATGCGTGTCGTCCTGAACGCCACTCTGCTTTCTTCAGGTGGTGTAGTTCGGACCCTTATCCATGGCACGCAGGCGACCTGGGCAAAGTATGGGACAGACGTACAAGAGAAACAGCTTGTCGAAGGCATTGTTCCCGGAACCAGGGGCTTCGGTGACGATCCCGATCCAGGAATTCTCTTCGACGGCGCCACCGGTCAGCGCACCGAAATCCCCGTTCCCCATGCCGATCAGATTGGCTATTACATCCGCATGCGGGACGCGATCCTCGGCCATGGCCCCCTACCCGTCTCACCAGAATCGGCAATTGCCGTCATGGCTCTCCTCGAAACCTCCTTCGCCTCGGGGAAACAAGGGAAAGTACTCCCTCTTCTCCTCACAGAAGCAGAACGTCAGGCCTACCAGGAACAGGAATCAAACAAGTAG
- a CDS encoding DMT family transporter, with amino-acid sequence MNYLWLAAAICSEVFATSSLKASNGFSRLSPSIAVVVGYGVAFFCLSQTLKTIPVGVAYAIWSGVGTALIALVGFIVYKQTLDRAAVIGMALIIAGVLVMNLFSKSAAH; translated from the coding sequence CTGAATTATTTATGGCTGGCCGCAGCGATCTGCAGCGAGGTATTTGCAACGTCGTCATTGAAAGCATCGAACGGATTTTCACGTCTTAGTCCATCGATCGCTGTGGTCGTCGGTTATGGTGTGGCCTTCTTTTGTCTTTCGCAGACACTGAAGACAATTCCTGTTGGCGTTGCTTATGCGATCTGGTCAGGAGTTGGAACTGCGCTGATTGCGCTGGTAGGGTTCATCGTCTATAAGCAGACGCTGGACCGTGCGGCGGTAATTGGGATGGCATTGATTATTGCAGGCGTGCTGGTGATGAATCTGTTTTCGAAGTCTGCTGCGCACTAA
- a CDS encoding tetratricopeptide repeat protein, whose protein sequence is MQQANHNRKSNRRGSLLLATASLTLFFPISLYAQLPAGTRDASSQPETQQDPLRSQAAEALSKQDFATAIKLLTPLAEKNPKDAQVLYNLGAAHDALDQTSDAEAAYHRAIDANPNLLDAHLALGLLFARTGRTSNARSELSVAAAIPNGDAALRARAYRALARLDQQSNPAAASDELLNAIKLSSETPDDILLTGELAEATNDSAAAEASYRRLLAADPDNAQATAALVHLLLSQKNFDQAEPLLTAALQKHPDDPTLSSQLASLYEFQNKPGQAIPLVEKLHASHPQDAAISRLLAHLYVRNGNFEKALPIYASLTAASPNDPTLLDDQADALIRLRRSADALPLLQRAIANPQAFPSPAAYGSALSHLAFAATNNNDPATVLRALDLRAKVLPPTPSTIFLAATAHDKLHQVKEASDLYKQFLAAAKGQFPDEEWEARHRLAALEHMK, encoded by the coding sequence ATGCAGCAGGCGAACCACAATCGAAAGAGTAACCGCAGAGGGTCACTTCTCCTTGCCACTGCGTCTTTGACATTATTTTTCCCAATTTCCCTTTACGCGCAGCTTCCTGCCGGAACCCGCGATGCTTCCTCTCAACCCGAGACGCAGCAGGATCCCCTCCGTTCCCAAGCCGCCGAAGCTCTCTCGAAGCAGGACTTCGCAACCGCGATCAAACTTCTGACCCCCCTTGCGGAAAAGAATCCCAAGGACGCTCAGGTCCTCTATAACCTCGGCGCTGCTCATGATGCTCTCGACCAGACCTCCGACGCCGAAGCCGCCTATCATCGCGCAATCGATGCGAATCCCAATCTTCTTGATGCTCATCTCGCGCTCGGACTGCTGTTCGCTCGCACTGGGCGCACCTCCAACGCTCGCAGCGAACTCTCCGTTGCGGCGGCCATTCCCAACGGCGATGCTGCGCTCCGCGCTCGCGCTTACCGTGCTCTCGCTCGCCTCGATCAGCAATCCAACCCAGCCGCAGCCAGCGACGAGCTTCTCAACGCGATTAAGCTCTCTTCCGAAACTCCCGACGACATCCTCCTCACCGGAGAACTTGCCGAGGCCACCAACGATTCTGCCGCAGCAGAAGCTTCCTACCGCCGCCTCCTTGCCGCCGATCCCGATAATGCTCAGGCAACGGCTGCACTCGTCCACCTGCTCCTCAGCCAGAAGAATTTCGATCAGGCCGAACCACTTCTCACGGCCGCGCTCCAAAAGCACCCCGACGATCCAACGCTAAGCTCCCAGCTTGCCTCCCTTTACGAGTTTCAGAACAAGCCCGGCCAAGCCATTCCGCTCGTCGAAAAACTCCACGCCAGCCATCCTCAGGACGCCGCAATCTCCCGCCTCCTCGCCCATCTCTATGTCCGTAACGGTAACTTCGAGAAGGCATTACCGATCTACGCCTCCCTTACCGCGGCTTCGCCCAATGATCCCACACTGCTGGATGACCAGGCCGACGCTCTCATCCGGCTCCGCCGCTCTGCCGATGCATTGCCGCTGCTCCAACGTGCCATCGCCAATCCGCAGGCGTTTCCCAGTCCAGCCGCTTATGGCTCTGCCCTCAGCCATTTAGCCTTTGCGGCAACGAATAATAACGATCCTGCCACGGTCTTGCGGGCGCTCGATCTCCGTGCTAAAGTTCTGCCACCGACACCGTCCACTATATTTTTAGCGGCAACGGCGCACGACAAACTCCATCAGGTCAAGGAGGCATCTGATCTATACAAACAGTTCCTCGCAGCGGCCAAAGGCCAGTTCCCCGACGAAGAATGGGAAGCCCGCCACCGATTGGCAGCGCTGGAGCATATGAAGTAA
- a CDS encoding bifunctional YncE family protein/alkaline phosphatase family protein, which yields MPTRLQFSSVTVYTLLAFLSFPAAIASGQAPTSTSVKDHPLGEQTRRLPKHFSDGSDLPNGWRITPAGKAVGEMGDLVMNLVSSPDGKVIISVNSGFLPHAIDVFDAKTHQKLQHIGLPSTWLGMAWSSDGHTLYVSGGNASGAKNKTEPIAPIYEFTYSNGRLSEQRTGKLVETIDPKQIWWSGVAYLPSKHLLYAANRGTGNGPSNIVVFDAKTRQIVTRIPVETTPYQTALTPDGKRLFVSNWSSESVSVIDTDTNKVIRSLHVGMNPNDMKISADGRLFVACSNDNTVYVIDTHKLQVLERLSTTLTPLAPEGSTPDALAIDNARKLLYIANADNNSITVAHIENRAHSTVVGFIPTGWYPSALLLTNQDRTLYIGNTKGEEGHPDPDGPHFGHESDKTLQKSSLEVLPVIDLKEKLPKWTREVTENTPYHDSLLSEARPPQEPSVIPQRVGEASEIKHIIYIIKENRTYDQEFGDIPNANGDPKLVLFGEKVTPNQHALAKQYVVLDNLYCDGEVSVDGHSWSNSAYATDFNEKQWPPEYGGHSAASYSVHAMVPSAGHLWDLARRKGLTYRSYGENAARASTGTTMEAAPGADGLVGHVSKEYGNGLASRDTEKVEVFLQDLKEFDANYDSSNPEKRLPNYIVMSMPEDHTRGTAPGAYTPQAMVANNDYAIGQLVDAVSHSRYWPNTAIFIIEDDAQDGADHVDGRRTVGLVISPYVKRGIVDSTLYTTSSMVRSMELLLGLPPMSQYDAAAMPMYNSFGTTAIATPFEVIKPQIDVNAKNTKDSYGAKQSSKMDFKELDRAPMYALNEIIWKSIKGKDSAMPLPVHRFRPLADASESPNKKDDDD from the coding sequence CCTACCAGGCTGCAATTTTCATCGGTTACTGTTTATACGCTTCTTGCCTTTCTGTCTTTTCCTGCGGCTATCGCATCTGGCCAGGCTCCAACCTCCACTTCAGTAAAAGATCATCCCCTTGGCGAACAAACCAGGAGACTCCCAAAGCATTTTTCCGATGGATCGGACCTGCCGAACGGCTGGCGTATCACTCCGGCAGGCAAGGCAGTAGGAGAAATGGGAGATCTTGTAATGAATCTTGTCTCCTCGCCCGATGGCAAGGTCATCATCTCTGTGAATTCCGGTTTTCTTCCTCACGCCATCGATGTCTTCGATGCGAAGACGCATCAAAAGCTCCAACACATCGGCCTGCCATCAACGTGGCTTGGTATGGCCTGGTCTTCCGATGGACACACTCTGTATGTCTCCGGCGGCAATGCATCGGGAGCTAAGAATAAAACTGAGCCCATTGCACCGATCTACGAGTTCACGTACTCCAACGGCCGTCTAAGTGAACAACGCACCGGCAAACTCGTCGAGACCATCGACCCCAAACAGATCTGGTGGTCAGGAGTCGCTTATCTCCCCAGCAAGCATCTGCTATATGCCGCGAATCGTGGTACCGGAAACGGCCCTAGCAACATCGTCGTCTTCGACGCAAAGACACGCCAAATCGTCACGCGCATTCCCGTCGAGACAACTCCTTATCAGACCGCGCTCACGCCCGATGGCAAACGGCTCTTCGTCTCCAACTGGTCCAGCGAATCGGTGAGCGTCATCGACACTGACACCAACAAGGTCATTCGCTCACTTCATGTCGGCATGAATCCAAACGACATGAAAATCTCTGCCGATGGCCGACTCTTCGTCGCCTGCTCGAATGACAATACCGTATACGTAATCGATACACATAAACTTCAAGTCCTCGAGCGACTCTCCACCACATTGACACCGCTAGCTCCCGAAGGCTCCACGCCCGACGCGCTCGCTATCGACAACGCGCGCAAGCTCCTCTACATCGCAAATGCCGACAATAACTCGATCACCGTAGCACACATTGAAAACCGCGCACACAGCACGGTCGTTGGCTTTATCCCCACCGGCTGGTATCCTTCAGCGCTGTTACTCACCAACCAGGACCGCACACTTTATATTGGCAACACCAAAGGTGAAGAAGGCCATCCCGACCCAGACGGCCCGCACTTCGGTCACGAGAGCGACAAGACACTGCAGAAGAGCAGTCTCGAAGTATTGCCCGTCATAGACTTGAAAGAGAAGCTTCCAAAGTGGACTCGTGAAGTCACCGAGAATACGCCTTACCATGACTCACTCCTCTCTGAAGCTCGTCCACCGCAGGAGCCAAGCGTCATCCCGCAGCGCGTCGGCGAAGCCAGCGAAATCAAACACATCATCTACATCATCAAAGAAAATCGCACCTACGATCAGGAATTCGGCGATATTCCCAATGCCAATGGAGATCCGAAGCTCGTCCTCTTTGGCGAAAAGGTCACTCCTAATCAGCACGCACTCGCGAAACAATATGTCGTCCTCGACAACCTTTACTGCGATGGCGAAGTCTCCGTCGACGGACACTCCTGGTCAAATTCTGCCTACGCTACCGACTTCAACGAGAAACAGTGGCCACCGGAGTACGGCGGGCACAGCGCCGCCTCCTATTCTGTCCACGCCATGGTTCCCTCCGCCGGACATCTCTGGGATCTCGCTCGTCGCAAAGGCCTCACCTATCGCTCCTACGGTGAGAACGCAGCACGCGCCAGCACGGGCACGACGATGGAAGCAGCGCCCGGGGCCGATGGTCTCGTCGGTCATGTCTCCAAAGAGTATGGAAATGGCCTTGCCTCTCGCGACACCGAAAAAGTCGAGGTTTTTCTGCAAGATCTCAAAGAGTTCGACGCGAATTACGACAGTTCCAATCCTGAAAAACGGTTGCCCAACTACATCGTCATGAGCATGCCAGAAGACCACACCCGGGGCACTGCACCCGGAGCCTATACTCCCCAGGCTATGGTTGCGAATAACGACTACGCCATCGGTCAGCTTGTCGATGCCGTCAGCCACAGTCGCTACTGGCCCAATACTGCGATCTTCATCATCGAAGACGACGCCCAGGACGGCGCCGATCACGTCGACGGACGACGTACCGTTGGCCTCGTCATCAGCCCTTACGTCAAGCGCGGCATCGTCGATAGCACGCTTTACACCACAAGCTCCATGGTTCGCTCGATGGAACTTCTTCTCGGACTGCCGCCGATGAGCCAGTATGATGCTGCAGCCATGCCGATGTACAACTCCTTCGGGACAACGGCCATCGCAACTCCTTTCGAAGTCATCAAACCGCAAATCGACGTCAACGCTAAGAACACGAAAGACTCTTACGGTGCGAAACAAAGCAGCAAGATGGACTTCAAAGAGCTGGACCGCGCACCGATGTACGCCCTTAACGAAATCATCTGGAAGAGCATCAAAGGCAAAGACTCCGCCATGCCTCTACCGGTCCATCGCTTTCGTCCGCTCGCCGATGCCAGTGAATCGCCTAATAAAAAAGATGACGATGATTAG
- a CDS encoding MFS transporter, protein MRIQWPKWALAYLFLADGTGFGLWAAHVPVFKQNLHLSNGALSRVLLSLVGGAIVTMPITGHLIAHFNSRTVVRVAALCYVVMLAFLAQANSFGLLVLFAGLYGGAKGALDVSVNAQAVAVEHHYGRSSTSLFQGCWSVGGLIGAGVTSLLLKHGMTLRFNLSAGAIILAATVLAMLPVLIVEQRKEHEAKARLVLPDAALLRLALIAFFGLFAEGAIGDWAAVYLRSNMGASLSLAAAGYATYAIAMASARFLGEWLTRRFEDRTILIGSGLLIALGFGCTLLSPSLAAAVVGLALTGMGVANIFPVIVTLAGRNKKMGTGPAISALSTIGYFGFLAGPPLIGWLAVVVGLQWALGMIVLAGVIVAAGPVILSMKKEGVEVKVC, encoded by the coding sequence ATGCGGATTCAATGGCCCAAGTGGGCTCTGGCGTATCTTTTCCTGGCAGATGGGACGGGGTTTGGATTATGGGCGGCGCATGTGCCGGTCTTCAAGCAGAATCTGCATCTTAGCAACGGCGCTTTAAGCCGTGTTTTGCTGAGTCTGGTGGGTGGCGCGATTGTGACAATGCCAATTACAGGCCACCTGATTGCACACTTCAACAGTAGAACTGTCGTACGGGTTGCTGCGTTGTGTTACGTGGTTATGCTGGCCTTTCTAGCGCAGGCGAATTCGTTCGGATTACTGGTTTTGTTTGCGGGGCTTTATGGAGGAGCGAAGGGAGCCCTGGACGTTTCGGTGAATGCGCAGGCTGTTGCGGTGGAGCATCACTATGGGCGCTCCAGTACGAGTCTCTTTCAGGGATGTTGGAGTGTGGGCGGTCTGATTGGAGCGGGAGTGACGAGTCTTCTGCTGAAGCATGGGATGACATTGCGCTTCAATCTGTCGGCAGGAGCGATCATTCTGGCAGCTACGGTATTGGCGATGTTGCCGGTGCTGATTGTGGAGCAGCGGAAAGAACATGAGGCGAAGGCGAGGCTGGTGCTTCCTGATGCAGCCCTGCTACGGCTGGCGCTGATTGCGTTTTTCGGGCTATTTGCCGAGGGAGCGATCGGAGACTGGGCAGCGGTCTATCTGCGGTCAAATATGGGGGCCAGTCTGTCGTTGGCTGCGGCAGGATATGCGACCTACGCGATTGCGATGGCGAGCGCGAGGTTCCTGGGAGAGTGGCTGACACGACGCTTCGAAGACCGCACGATTCTGATTGGAAGTGGGTTACTGATTGCGTTGGGTTTCGGCTGTACGCTGTTATCTCCGTCGCTGGCGGCAGCGGTGGTGGGGCTTGCGCTGACCGGCATGGGGGTTGCGAATATCTTTCCTGTGATTGTGACGCTGGCAGGACGCAACAAAAAGATGGGAACGGGGCCAGCGATCTCGGCGCTTTCGACCATTGGATATTTTGGGTTTCTCGCGGGTCCCCCACTGATTGGCTGGCTCGCTGTGGTCGTGGGTTTGCAGTGGGCCCTTGGAATGATCGTGCTGGCCGGAGTGATTGTGGCTGCCGGGCCTGTGATTCTGTCGATGAAGAAAGAAGGGGTTGAGGTGAAGGTATGTTGA